Proteins from a single region of Maridesulfovibrio ferrireducens:
- a CDS encoding BPL-N domain-containing protein, whose amino-acid sequence MSSIYILWDDSHIWGLLIQRALKAWNIDYQLVRGHQIAQGLLSSKPPKALIVPGGWAKGKAGRLGGPGILAVQRYVSEGGNYLGFCGGAGLGLSGAGGLCLTCWERKGFENRLHHFLSGHIHLNLNQDHPLVPDSLGKEALVPVWWPGQFSPQGKSPTTALGRYGEPGPDFWVADLCVGSLPEGTLSDWENLYGISLMPKFLQDRPAVVSGEFGKGRFILSYPHLETPASPQANTWLSHILDQMQNEPHTKRPPVPAWELADTPVLWNDPALTAVRKSMETIIATGQGHFLLFWRNPWLLGWRRGIPGAALNSLYALLCEVTSLEPNDEALQMWSSCKDDFLRDMEIFKKGVTGYLLAERFAMTMRSLEPDTVFPKGLQEQRNALFGPPPGAGGMYAKLLSTLEEIVWVIHKD is encoded by the coding sequence ATGTCAAGTATCTATATACTATGGGACGACTCCCACATCTGGGGACTTCTGATCCAGCGGGCACTGAAAGCATGGAACATAGACTACCAGTTAGTACGTGGGCATCAAATAGCGCAGGGACTGCTTTCAAGCAAGCCCCCAAAGGCTCTCATCGTTCCGGGCGGCTGGGCAAAAGGCAAAGCCGGTAGACTCGGCGGACCCGGAATCCTTGCTGTTCAGCGCTATGTAAGCGAAGGCGGAAACTACTTGGGCTTCTGCGGAGGCGCGGGCCTCGGCCTTTCCGGTGCAGGCGGGCTGTGTCTCACCTGCTGGGAACGCAAAGGATTTGAAAATAGACTTCATCATTTTTTAAGCGGACATATACATTTAAACTTAAATCAAGACCATCCGCTTGTTCCAGACTCCCTCGGTAAAGAAGCTCTTGTTCCTGTATGGTGGCCCGGACAATTTTCGCCACAGGGGAAAAGCCCCACAACGGCACTCGGAAGATACGGAGAACCCGGCCCGGACTTCTGGGTGGCGGATCTTTGCGTCGGTTCACTGCCTGAAGGAACTCTCAGCGACTGGGAGAATCTTTACGGGATCAGCTTAATGCCAAAGTTTTTACAAGACCGGCCCGCAGTTGTTTCCGGAGAATTCGGTAAAGGCAGATTTATTCTCAGCTACCCTCACCTTGAAACACCGGCCTCCCCGCAAGCCAACACATGGCTGTCTCATATACTGGATCAGATGCAAAATGAGCCTCACACCAAAAGACCTCCGGTTCCAGCATGGGAACTGGCTGACACTCCAGTATTATGGAACGACCCGGCGCTAACCGCCGTACGCAAATCAATGGAAACAATCATCGCGACCGGACAAGGTCATTTCCTGCTCTTCTGGCGTAATCCATGGCTATTGGGATGGCGCAGAGGTATTCCGGGAGCAGCTTTAAACAGCCTTTACGCTCTGCTTTGCGAAGTTACGTCACTTGAACCCAACGATGAAGCCCTGCAAATGTGGTCTTCCTGTAAAGATGATTTTTTAAGAGACATGGAAATCTTTAAAAAAGGAGTTACAGGATATCTGCTAGCCGAAAGATTTGCGATGACCATGCGCAGTCTTGAACCGGACACGGTGTTCCCGAAGGGGCTGCAAGAGCAACGTAATGCTCTCTTCGGCCCTCCTCCCGGCGCAGGAGGAATGTATGCAAAACTGCTCTCCACATTGGAAGAGATTGTCTGGGTTATTCACAAAGACTAA
- the amrA gene encoding AmmeMemoRadiSam system protein A, translating into MTDEFSFTLSDEEKDYLKELVKLSIVSKLRDGQEQEIPEPPTAHLKENLGAFVTLKLVGHLRGCIGNVQGSGPLYKTVWAMARAAAFEDTRFPMLTLGEYEKLDYEISILSPLSVCPDTDQIEIGKHGLIVQRGRNTGLLLPQVAVEWKWNRQQFLAQTCQKAGMEPTAWKDEATTILWFEAVVF; encoded by the coding sequence ATGACAGATGAATTCAGTTTCACGCTAAGTGATGAAGAAAAAGATTACCTGAAAGAACTCGTAAAACTGAGCATTGTCAGTAAATTGCGGGACGGACAGGAACAGGAAATACCGGAGCCGCCGACTGCTCATCTGAAAGAGAATCTCGGGGCTTTCGTTACCCTGAAACTTGTCGGACATCTTCGCGGCTGTATCGGTAATGTTCAAGGAAGCGGACCACTCTATAAAACAGTATGGGCTATGGCCCGCGCGGCAGCATTTGAAGATACCAGATTTCCAATGCTCACTCTGGGGGAGTATGAAAAGCTGGACTATGAAATTTCAATCCTAAGCCCTCTAAGCGTTTGCCCCGACACTGATCAAATAGAGATCGGAAAACACGGTCTAATCGTGCAAAGAGGCAGAAATACGGGACTACTGTTGCCGCAGGTTGCCGTTGAATGGAAGTGGAATCGTCAGCAGTTTTTAGCTCAAACTTGCCAGAAAGCCGGAATGGAACCTACGGCGTGGAAAGATGAAGCCACCACCATACTGTGGTTTGAAGCTGTGGTTTTTTAG
- a CDS encoding secondary thiamine-phosphate synthase enzyme YjbQ, translating to METIDIRTNVRDEMIDITGAVRKIVRKNGWSSGAILLYCPHTTGAVTVNEGADPDVVRDIIVNLRKLVPHAGDYQHAEGNSDAHIKTSMFGPEQMLIVEGGEIMLGTWQKIFFCEFDGPRNRKLWVKWLASSD from the coding sequence ATGGAAACTATAGATATAAGAACAAATGTCAGAGATGAAATGATAGACATCACCGGAGCGGTGAGAAAGATCGTTCGTAAAAACGGGTGGTCATCAGGGGCTATTCTTCTATATTGCCCGCACACAACCGGAGCTGTCACGGTAAATGAAGGGGCTGATCCGGACGTTGTCAGGGACATAATCGTGAATTTGCGGAAACTGGTTCCGCACGCCGGAGACTACCAACACGCAGAAGGCAACAGCGACGCGCACATTAAGACCAGCATGTTCGGCCCCGAACAGATGCTTATTGTGGAAGGCGGAGAAATTATGCTCGGCACATGGCAAAAAATATTCTTCTGCGAATTTGACGGCCCCAGAAATAGAAAGCTGTGGGTCAAATGGCTCGCATCGAGTGATTAA
- a CDS encoding valine--tRNA ligase — protein sequence MAESNLPKGYEPWDVEKKWLDHWEENKTFTPDPEADGDPFSIVIPPPNVTGVLHMGHALNLTLQDILCRYQRQQGKNVLWVPGTDHAGIATQNVVERQLKTEGLTRDDLGREKFIERVWDWKEEKGGHILKQIRRMGASVDWSRECFTFDEQRAKAVREVFVKLFDEGLIYKGNYIINWCNRCHTALADDEVEHSPKPGHFYNVRYKLSDGSGELIVATTRPETMLGDTAICVNPEDERFNHLIGKTAILPLVGRELPIIGDTYVDMEFGTGALKVTPAHDMNDWELGRKHNLEVIAIFNDAGNVNENAPEKYQGLYKDEARKVIVADLEAEGSLISIEDHEHSVGECYRCKSVIEPHVSEQWFVSMKPLAEKARAAVPNDTQIFPPNWEKVYYDWLDNIRDWCISRQIWWGHRIPAWTCEECGELIVTLTDPDKCTKCGSSKITQEDDVLDTWFSSALWPFSTMGWPDNTPELAKYYPTSVLITGFDILFFWVARMMMMGIHFQDQVPFKHVYIHALVRDENGKKMSKSTGNVIDPLEMSGKYGTDALRFTLTAFAAMGRDIKLSESRIEGYRHFVNKIWNSARFALMNFDGKKPEASIDDAKGLANKWILHRLEEVKDSMREGIEGYRFNEVAQTMYRFIWNEFCDWYLEMIKPDLYSDDESRKAPTLKVLWTVLSETMVLLHPVMPFVTQEIWSVLPGIENEDIATVLYPETRDHCRSKEAVVQMELFQGIVSGVRNIRTELLIAPSKKLEMIMRTSSDEALSLINDNAELVKFLARLETVEAGPDMRGPEASGTAVVQGNEIFIPLAGAVDFESELARLDKEFAKLDKDLIVIEKKLSNDAFVNNAPDAVVAQERERLAEIDDKKQKLTELKDRLVSVMK from the coding sequence ATGGCTGAATCTAACCTGCCTAAAGGTTATGAACCTTGGGATGTTGAAAAAAAATGGCTTGATCACTGGGAAGAAAATAAAACATTTACTCCTGATCCCGAAGCTGACGGTGATCCTTTTTCTATAGTTATTCCTCCGCCGAACGTAACAGGCGTTTTGCATATGGGCCATGCTCTCAACCTGACCTTGCAGGATATCCTTTGCCGGTACCAGAGACAGCAGGGTAAAAATGTTTTGTGGGTCCCGGGCACTGACCATGCCGGTATTGCCACCCAGAATGTTGTTGAGCGTCAGCTTAAGACTGAAGGTCTGACACGTGATGACCTCGGCCGTGAAAAATTTATTGAACGGGTCTGGGACTGGAAAGAAGAGAAGGGTGGACACATCCTCAAACAGATTCGTCGTATGGGCGCTTCTGTTGACTGGAGCCGTGAATGTTTCACCTTTGATGAACAGCGCGCTAAAGCCGTCCGTGAAGTTTTTGTTAAGCTTTTTGATGAAGGGCTGATCTACAAAGGTAATTACATCATCAACTGGTGTAACCGTTGCCACACTGCTCTTGCTGATGACGAAGTTGAGCATTCACCGAAGCCGGGTCACTTTTATAATGTCCGTTACAAACTTTCTGACGGTTCCGGTGAGTTGATCGTTGCGACAACCCGTCCTGAAACCATGCTCGGAGATACCGCTATCTGCGTTAATCCCGAAGATGAACGTTTCAACCACTTGATCGGTAAGACTGCAATACTTCCGCTTGTAGGCCGCGAACTTCCTATTATCGGCGATACATATGTTGATATGGAATTCGGAACAGGCGCACTGAAAGTTACCCCTGCTCATGATATGAATGACTGGGAACTTGGCCGTAAACATAATCTTGAAGTTATCGCCATCTTTAATGACGCAGGAAATGTTAACGAAAACGCTCCTGAAAAATATCAGGGACTCTACAAAGACGAAGCCCGCAAAGTAATTGTTGCGGACCTCGAAGCTGAAGGTTCTCTTATTTCTATTGAAGATCATGAGCATTCTGTCGGTGAATGTTACCGTTGTAAGTCTGTGATTGAGCCTCATGTTTCAGAGCAGTGGTTTGTTTCAATGAAACCTCTGGCTGAAAAAGCTCGCGCAGCCGTTCCGAACGATACTCAGATTTTTCCTCCCAACTGGGAAAAAGTTTATTATGACTGGCTCGACAATATTCGTGACTGGTGTATTTCCCGTCAGATTTGGTGGGGACATCGTATTCCGGCGTGGACTTGTGAAGAGTGCGGTGAACTTATCGTTACTTTGACCGATCCTGATAAATGCACCAAATGTGGAAGCTCCAAGATTACTCAGGAAGACGATGTTCTTGATACATGGTTTTCTTCTGCACTCTGGCCTTTTTCCACTATGGGATGGCCTGACAATACTCCCGAACTAGCTAAATATTACCCCACATCCGTGCTGATCACAGGATTTGATATTCTGTTTTTCTGGGTCGCACGCATGATGATGATGGGAATTCATTTTCAGGATCAGGTTCCTTTCAAGCATGTTTATATTCATGCTCTTGTCCGTGATGAAAACGGCAAGAAAATGAGTAAATCTACCGGTAACGTAATTGATCCTCTTGAAATGAGTGGTAAATACGGAACGGATGCTCTGCGTTTCACCCTGACAGCTTTTGCAGCTATGGGCCGCGATATCAAGCTTTCAGAATCGAGAATTGAAGGGTACCGTCATTTTGTAAATAAAATTTGGAACTCAGCCCGGTTTGCGCTGATGAATTTTGACGGCAAGAAACCCGAAGCCTCTATTGATGATGCAAAGGGACTTGCTAATAAATGGATTCTGCACCGTCTGGAAGAAGTTAAAGATTCCATGCGCGAAGGAATCGAAGGGTATCGTTTCAATGAAGTTGCTCAGACCATGTACAGATTTATCTGGAATGAGTTTTGCGACTGGTATCTTGAAATGATCAAACCTGACCTTTACAGCGATGACGAATCGCGCAAAGCCCCGACTTTGAAAGTTCTGTGGACAGTTCTTTCCGAAACAATGGTTTTGCTGCATCCCGTCATGCCGTTTGTAACTCAGGAAATCTGGTCTGTTCTTCCCGGTATTGAAAATGAAGACATTGCAACCGTTCTTTATCCTGAAACAAGAGATCATTGCCGCAGTAAAGAAGCTGTTGTGCAGATGGAACTTTTCCAGGGCATCGTTTCGGGTGTTCGTAATATCCGCACAGAGCTTTTGATCGCACCTTCCAAGAAATTGGAAATGATCATGCGTACAAGCTCCGATGAAGCTTTGAGCCTTATTAATGATAACGCTGAGCTTGTAAAATTCCTTGCCCGTCTGGAAACCGTTGAAGCCGGACCGGATATGCGCGGACCTGAGGCTTCCGGCACCGCAGTTGTTCAGGGTAATGAAATATTTATCCCTCTCGCCGGTGCTGTCGACTTTGAATCCGAGCTTGCAAGACTGGATAAAGAGTTTGCCAAGCTGGACAAAGATTTGATTGTGATAGAAAAGAAGCTTTCAAATGATGCTTTTGTAAACAACGCTCCGGATGCGGTTGTAGCGCAGGAACGTGAAAGGCTTGCTGAAATTGATGATAAGAAGCAAAAGCTTACCGAGCTGAAAGACAGACTCGTAAGTGTAATGAAATAG
- a CDS encoding aminoglycoside phosphotransferase family protein produces MLDPLEPWARKTLRRHTEKNIPGSPERAISRSVIEDTNNNLWLMERIATKQIESRSAIARNLQSLHDSGLDKLLLYQLTDEESYIADIMGFPWQLSPYYESDELPRPEFIYDAERGEVLAEFLCSLREHGKGKTFEKGSVPFDLLEYTTTLVKTISEREPKVFESLEPICERLFPEMEKFPSLPTAFCHGDFHPLNVLWKGKTVGAVIDWEFSDMRPEIYDVANMVGCVAFENPDAFDSGLIPAFMKTLKHDTDIAPESFAMLPYFIPALRFAWLSEWLRKKDWEMLSMELDFMEILLDRT; encoded by the coding sequence ATGCTCGACCCGCTTGAACCTTGGGCGCGGAAAACTCTTCGCCGTCATACTGAAAAAAATATTCCGGGCAGTCCTGAAAGAGCTATATCCCGCTCTGTCATAGAAGATACCAATAACAATTTATGGTTGATGGAACGCATCGCGACTAAACAGATTGAGAGCCGCTCAGCCATTGCGCGTAATTTACAATCCCTTCACGATTCAGGTCTTGATAAACTATTGCTATATCAATTGACCGATGAAGAATCTTATATCGCCGATATCATGGGATTTCCTTGGCAGCTTTCACCATATTATGAATCAGATGAACTGCCACGGCCCGAATTTATTTATGATGCGGAAAGGGGGGAGGTGCTTGCTGAATTTCTTTGCTCATTGCGGGAGCATGGGAAGGGTAAAACCTTCGAGAAAGGGTCTGTCCCTTTTGATTTATTGGAGTATACAACAACGCTGGTCAAAACTATTTCTGAGCGTGAGCCGAAAGTTTTTGAAAGTCTGGAACCTATTTGCGAGAGACTGTTTCCTGAGATGGAAAAGTTTCCATCATTGCCGACAGCTTTTTGTCACGGTGATTTTCATCCGCTTAATGTCTTGTGGAAAGGCAAAACTGTCGGTGCAGTAATAGACTGGGAATTTTCAGATATGCGTCCTGAAATATATGACGTGGCAAATATGGTCGGGTGCGTGGCTTTTGAAAATCCTGACGCATTTGATTCGGGGCTGATTCCGGCTTTTATGAAAACTCTCAAGCACGACACTGATATTGCCCCGGAAAGCTTTGCAATGCTCCCTTACTTCATCCCGGCACTGCGTTTTGCATGGCTGTCCGAATGGCTGCGCAAAAAAGATTGGGAAATGCTGTCCATGGAATTAGATTTCATGGAAATATTGCTGGATCGCACCTGA
- the cobA gene encoding uroporphyrinogen-III C-methyltransferase: MGIVYLIGAGPGDPGLLTVKAKEILECADVLIYDYLANKEFISYCKEGAEILYVGKKGGDHTLPQDKINELIVKKAKEGKVIARLKGGDPYVFGRGGEEAEELVEAGIKFEVIPGITAGVAAAAYAGIPVTHRDFTTSVCFITGHEDPTKEKSGHNWEVYAKSNSTLVFYMGVKNLPMIAENLISNGRDPETPVALVRWGTRCNQQSFVSTLENVAEEAANRKFKAPSIIIVGGVCSLHDKLGWFEKKPLLGKGVVVTRAREQSSGLVSTLGKLGACVHEFPTITIMPMADYAPVQKAISSLSDWDWLIFTSVNGVKHFFLQLEESGLDARVFAGLQIAAIGPATAATLVSKGIKPDFVPEKYIAEGVVEGLLERGIKGKKVLIPRALIAREVLPQELEKAGAHVQILPVYETGLSENDPAPILEALESGKINYLTFTSSSTVENFFNLVEPEHFHKFKDSVKIACIGPITTKTLEGFGFEPDIQPEDYTIPGLVDELVKESAE, translated from the coding sequence ATGGGCATAGTATATCTCATCGGTGCGGGTCCCGGAGACCCCGGTCTGCTGACAGTTAAAGCCAAGGAAATTCTGGAATGTGCAGATGTCCTTATTTATGACTATCTGGCAAATAAAGAATTTATTTCTTACTGCAAAGAAGGCGCAGAAATTCTTTATGTAGGTAAAAAAGGCGGCGATCATACTCTTCCGCAGGATAAAATTAACGAGCTTATCGTTAAAAAAGCGAAAGAAGGCAAGGTTATTGCCCGTCTCAAAGGCGGCGATCCTTACGTTTTCGGACGCGGCGGAGAAGAAGCTGAAGAGCTTGTCGAAGCTGGGATTAAGTTTGAAGTAATTCCCGGTATCACCGCCGGTGTTGCCGCAGCTGCTTATGCCGGAATTCCCGTTACTCACAGAGATTTTACTACTTCCGTATGTTTCATCACCGGACACGAAGATCCTACCAAGGAGAAGTCCGGTCACAACTGGGAAGTTTATGCTAAGTCCAACAGCACTTTAGTTTTCTACATGGGTGTTAAAAATCTGCCCATGATTGCGGAAAATCTGATCAGCAACGGACGCGATCCCGAAACTCCTGTTGCTCTTGTTCGCTGGGGAACTCGCTGTAATCAGCAGAGTTTTGTTTCCACTCTGGAAAATGTTGCAGAAGAAGCCGCGAATCGTAAATTTAAAGCTCCTTCCATCATTATTGTCGGCGGAGTTTGTTCTTTGCATGACAAACTGGGCTGGTTCGAAAAGAAACCTCTGCTTGGTAAAGGGGTTGTTGTCACCCGCGCTCGTGAACAGTCGAGCGGACTTGTTTCCACTCTCGGCAAACTGGGTGCATGTGTTCATGAATTCCCTACCATCACAATTATGCCTATGGCTGATTATGCGCCTGTTCAGAAAGCTATCAGTTCTCTTTCCGATTGGGACTGGCTTATATTCACATCCGTCAATGGTGTGAAACATTTCTTTTTGCAGCTTGAAGAAAGCGGTCTTGATGCTCGTGTTTTTGCCGGGCTCCAGATTGCCGCAATCGGACCTGCAACTGCTGCTACGCTTGTCTCAAAAGGTATCAAACCTGACTTTGTGCCTGAAAAGTATATTGCAGAAGGCGTTGTTGAAGGGCTTCTCGAAAGAGGTATTAAGGGCAAAAAAGTTCTGATCCCAAGAGCCTTGATTGCGCGTGAAGTATTGCCTCAGGAACTTGAAAAAGCCGGAGCGCATGTTCAGATTCTGCCTGTTTACGAAACAGGTCTTTCTGAAAATGATCCAGCTCCAATCTTGGAAGCTCTTGAAAGCGGTAAAATTAATTACCTCACTTTCACCAGTTCCAGCACGGTTGAAAACTTTTTCAACCTGGTTGAGCCTGAGCATTTTCACAAATTCAAAGATTCAGTTAAAATAGCCTGTATCGGGCCTATCACAACCAAGACCCTCGAAGGGTTCGGGTTTGAGCCGGATATTCAGCCTGAAGATTACACGATTCCCGGACTGGTCGACGAACTGGTCAAAGAATCCGCAGAGTAA
- a CDS encoding SpoIIE family protein phosphatase, with translation MSIRTKLFSLLLAFSLVPLLVVSIISRQGILDLGQTQSERLRSGMINILQGEMRQSAMDSAKLVQQQAVSLEFALKAIVAESEDVLNDPVNGLPEVFFSEDFKTKGKQPFDLAPSDQYFIINESGLRTPSSISLEEPVFFFPNGKQLLKKDQNIARLNLLKPELKSFFAEAGTALHRIYITLNSGLHMAYPGHGNYPADYDPRKRAWFTKAIETNQLVWDRFIDVSTGQQIYTISMPIKGRGGKILGVAAIDIQLVEMLRKNDLSSQWSSAIQAFVVGPAISNNETKLRIWAEAGHEQKSISWRAQRPNDINFLQSSNQAKLAKTTQDILNGKSDVIRMPHNGIDSVWAYAPFRGQGSYVLIVPEHVITEIPDAAAEQTLDLSQNLYLAVGTAAFIILVLVALVAYLGSKKIIGPLILMTDAAKKIADGDLSVHVDINTRDERQTLANAFNSMIPKLQDHLRISKSMELAQEVHNNLLPEISPQIAGLDLSGISISCDETGGDYFDYYKVTADGGTGILVGDVTGHGVSAALLMATGRAHLKHASTHNGPLPERIADVNKLLCHDIGVTGRFMTLFCMEISPDNSTATYVRAGHDPAMIYTPATGEKKELIGEPMLALGIFEESEYEEYKVNLSQGEIIFIGTDGIWEARNSNNEMFGRQRLDDLIMKSAAKPASEIQNEIINAVVEFQDGMEQEDDITLVIIKVNQLNCES, from the coding sequence ATGAGCATACGTACAAAACTATTCTCGCTACTACTGGCTTTCAGTCTAGTCCCGCTTCTTGTTGTCTCCATCATTAGCAGACAAGGGATTCTTGATCTCGGCCAGACTCAGTCTGAAAGACTGCGCTCCGGCATGATCAACATCCTACAGGGTGAAATGCGCCAATCCGCAATGGATTCTGCCAAACTGGTACAACAGCAGGCAGTATCCCTTGAATTCGCGCTGAAAGCGATTGTAGCAGAATCTGAAGATGTACTGAATGACCCTGTAAACGGACTGCCCGAAGTATTTTTTTCAGAGGACTTTAAAACAAAAGGTAAACAGCCTTTTGACTTAGCCCCCTCAGATCAATATTTTATAATTAATGAATCAGGTTTGCGGACACCTTCTTCAATAAGCTTAGAAGAACCTGTATTCTTTTTCCCAAATGGCAAACAACTCCTTAAAAAAGATCAGAATATTGCGCGGCTGAATCTTTTAAAACCTGAACTTAAATCTTTTTTTGCAGAGGCGGGAACAGCTCTGCACCGTATTTATATCACTCTTAATTCAGGTCTGCATATGGCATACCCGGGTCACGGCAATTATCCGGCAGACTATGATCCGCGAAAAAGAGCGTGGTTTACAAAAGCCATTGAGACTAATCAACTTGTATGGGACAGATTTATCGATGTAAGTACAGGACAGCAGATCTACACTATTTCTATGCCTATTAAAGGCAGAGGTGGTAAAATTCTGGGAGTTGCAGCAATCGACATTCAGTTGGTTGAAATGCTGCGTAAAAATGATCTGTCATCACAATGGTCCTCTGCAATTCAAGCTTTTGTGGTGGGCCCGGCAATCTCAAACAACGAGACAAAGCTTCGGATCTGGGCAGAAGCTGGACATGAACAAAAATCGATTTCGTGGCGTGCCCAACGTCCAAACGACATCAATTTTTTGCAATCCTCAAATCAAGCAAAACTGGCTAAAACAACACAGGATATTTTAAACGGAAAATCCGATGTAATAAGAATGCCTCACAACGGAATTGATTCCGTCTGGGCTTACGCGCCGTTCAGAGGACAAGGCAGCTATGTACTGATTGTTCCTGAACACGTCATAACAGAAATCCCGGATGCCGCAGCAGAACAAACGCTGGACCTCAGCCAGAATCTTTACCTTGCAGTAGGAACTGCGGCTTTTATTATTCTGGTTCTGGTTGCGCTTGTTGCCTACTTAGGAAGTAAAAAAATCATCGGCCCTCTGATTCTGATGACCGATGCTGCAAAAAAAATTGCTGATGGCGACCTTTCAGTACACGTGGACATTAACACCCGGGATGAACGGCAAACCCTTGCTAATGCTTTTAATTCGATGATTCCTAAACTCCAAGATCATCTGCGTATAAGTAAATCAATGGAACTTGCTCAGGAAGTTCATAATAATCTGCTTCCTGAAATTTCGCCCCAAATTGCAGGGCTAGACCTTTCAGGCATCAGCATTTCCTGCGATGAAACCGGAGGGGATTACTTTGACTACTATAAGGTCACAGCTGACGGCGGAACAGGGATACTGGTAGGTGATGTAACAGGGCACGGAGTTTCGGCAGCTCTGCTCATGGCGACAGGCCGTGCGCACCTCAAACATGCATCAACTCACAATGGCCCCCTTCCCGAAAGAATTGCCGACGTTAACAAACTACTCTGTCACGACATAGGTGTAACCGGAAGATTCATGACTCTTTTCTGCATGGAGATTTCACCGGATAACTCTACAGCGACTTACGTCAGAGCCGGTCATGATCCAGCCATGATCTACACTCCTGCCACAGGTGAAAAAAAGGAACTTATCGGAGAGCCCATGCTCGCTCTCGGCATCTTCGAAGAAAGCGAATATGAAGAATACAAAGTTAATCTTTCGCAAGGTGAAATAATATTCATCGGAACAGACGGCATATGGGAAGCCCGCAACAGCAACAACGAAATGTTCGGTAGACAAAGACTTGACGATCTGATTATGAAAAGCGCCGCGAAACCAGCATCTGAAATTCAAAACGAAATAATAAATGCTGTTGTTGAATTTCAAGACGGCATGGAACAGGAAGACGACATAACTCTCGTCATTATCAAAGTTAATCAACTGAATTGCGAGTCGTAA
- the purN gene encoding phosphoribosylglycinamide formyltransferase, with product MSKLPIAVLISGGGSNLQALIDKVEDGTLDVDIKMVLSNRAGAYGLERARKHSIPTCTLSHKDYSSREEFDGEMVRVLKGAGVEAVIMAGFMRIITPVFLSAFPGNIINIHPALLPSFAGAGGQVEASEYGVQISGCTVHFVDEKMDHGAIIIQAAVPAMPGEDVETLTERILQVEHRVLPQATKWLAEGRLSVEGRFVKLTPANVAKAELNTDFPCLINPPLEEGF from the coding sequence GTGAGCAAATTACCAATTGCTGTACTTATTTCCGGCGGAGGTTCCAATCTTCAGGCCTTGATCGACAAGGTGGAAGATGGAACACTTGATGTCGATATTAAAATGGTTCTTTCGAATAGAGCCGGAGCTTATGGGCTTGAGCGGGCTAGAAAGCATTCTATACCTACCTGCACTCTCAGCCATAAAGATTATAGCAGCCGTGAAGAATTCGACGGTGAAATGGTGCGTGTTTTAAAGGGCGCAGGAGTCGAAGCGGTCATCATGGCTGGATTCATGCGTATTATTACTCCTGTTTTTTTAAGTGCTTTCCCCGGTAATATTATTAATATTCATCCAGCCTTGTTACCGAGTTTTGCAGGTGCAGGCGGACAGGTCGAAGCGTCCGAATACGGGGTACAGATTTCAGGTTGTACTGTTCACTTTGTAGACGAAAAAATGGATCACGGGGCGATCATTATTCAGGCCGCAGTTCCGGCCATGCCCGGTGAAGATGTTGAAACTTTGACCGAACGTATTTTGCAGGTTGAGCACAGAGTTCTGCCGCAGGCGACAAAGTGGCTGGCAGAAGGAAGGCTAAGCGTCGAAGGACGGTTTGTAAAACTCACTCCTGCAAATGTTGCTAAAGCTGAATTGAATACAGATTTTCCCTGTCTGATTAATCCGCCTTTGGAAGAAGGATTTTAA
- a CDS encoding DUF4389 domain-containing protein, which produces MDNFKDLKNNRLDILKRLLRTIVCMIAFELVRLLLQAVVMFQYAYLLILGKSSAPLRRFGNRLSTYTYQLLRYATLNDNMKPFPFSDLPETTRCESPVSRIDFS; this is translated from the coding sequence ATGGACAACTTCAAAGATCTTAAAAACAACCGCCTTGATATACTGAAACGCTTACTAAGAACCATTGTTTGTATGATCGCTTTTGAGCTGGTCAGGCTTCTGCTTCAAGCAGTCGTTATGTTTCAATACGCTTACCTGCTAATCTTAGGAAAATCTTCCGCCCCCCTGCGCAGATTCGGAAACAGACTCAGCACCTACACATATCAGCTATTACGCTACGCAACATTAAACGATAATATGAAACCTTTCCCGTTTTCCGATCTACCTGAAACAACAAGATGTGAATCTCCTGTTTCCAGAATAGACTTCTCCTAA
- a CDS encoding cysteine-rich small domain-containing protein: protein MENSFKFFRNHQCRYFPCHEVENDFEFNCMFCFCPLYHLKNCGGKPEIKNGIKSCLNCTLPHRPEGYDYIISKLKEKREQSKETA, encoded by the coding sequence ATGGAAAACAGCTTCAAATTTTTTAGAAATCACCAGTGCCGTTATTTCCCCTGTCACGAAGTTGAAAACGACTTCGAATTCAACTGCATGTTCTGCTTCTGTCCGCTTTATCATCTGAAAAATTGCGGAGGAAAACCTGAGATCAAAAACGGTATCAAAAGCTGTTTGAACTGCACCCTCCCACACCGTCCCGAAGGTTATGATTATATCATCAGCAAGCTGAAAGAAAAGAGAGAACAGAGTAAGGAGACAGCATGA